A DNA window from Parabacteroides johnsonii DSM 18315 contains the following coding sequences:
- a CDS encoding CDP-glycerol glycerophosphotransferase family protein: MKNFFRPFVICLIDLFLFFFKRDKKIVLCTGWNGLRFADNSRYIFLYLNTYRKNICLGQVVWLSNDSQICRELNEAGYTAYMKRSFMSIYYHLRAGYIFYDQFNNDLFVVLTRRSRMVNLWHGMPIKKFGVWSGLDWNLKSDYLFTCSDFGDKLIGKAFHTKPNHYIHGMYPRNYYLTEPISYLTKDERFYIDFIQKKKRENKKILFYLPTFRKHQLQFLGITDLEKINLFFDFLDDHGYFLMTKIHTGGYYSNNDTIADSVKERILSLPPQTDIYPFLKETDILVTDYSSVLFDFLYLDRDIICYAYDLYMYEHEDKGLLIDYQSLPADRVYSLDELKENLQEKVYKRDSHAEDRKRWLKKCFDNRTMDDTIQALLR; the protein is encoded by the coding sequence ATGAAAAATTTTTTTCGACCATTTGTTATTTGTCTGATTGACTTATTTCTTTTTTTCTTTAAAAGAGATAAGAAGATTGTTCTTTGTACCGGATGGAATGGCTTAAGGTTCGCAGATAATTCACGATATATTTTTTTGTATCTGAATACATATAGAAAAAATATATGCTTAGGCCAAGTTGTCTGGTTGTCCAATGACTCTCAGATATGTCGTGAGTTGAATGAGGCTGGGTATACCGCCTATATGAAACGTTCTTTTATGAGTATTTATTATCATTTGAGAGCTGGATATATTTTTTATGATCAGTTTAATAATGATTTATTTGTAGTTCTTACCCGTAGGTCTCGCATGGTAAACCTTTGGCATGGGATGCCGATAAAAAAATTTGGAGTATGGAGTGGATTAGATTGGAATTTGAAATCGGATTATTTGTTTACGTGTTCTGATTTTGGGGATAAATTGATAGGAAAGGCTTTCCATACTAAACCTAATCATTATATTCATGGGATGTATCCTCGGAATTATTATTTAACTGAGCCGATTTCTTATTTAACAAAAGATGAACGTTTTTACATAGATTTCATTCAGAAAAAAAAGAGAGAGAATAAGAAAATATTGTTTTATCTTCCTACATTTCGGAAACATCAATTACAGTTTTTGGGTATAACTGACCTTGAAAAGATAAATCTATTTTTTGATTTTTTAGATGATCATGGTTATTTTCTAATGACTAAAATTCATACGGGAGGATATTATAGTAATAATGATACAATTGCTGATTCTGTAAAAGAGAGGATATTAAGTTTACCTCCTCAAACAGATATTTATCCCTTTTTAAAGGAAACAGATATTTTGGTAACAGATTATTCATCTGTCTTATTTGACTTTTTGTATTTGGACAGAGATATTATTTGTTATGCTTACGATCTATATATGTATGAACATGAAGATAAAGGTTTGCTAATTGATTATCAATCTTTACCGGCAGATAGAGTCTATTCATTGGATGAATTGAAAGAGAATCTGCAGGAAAAAGTCTATAAGCGTGATAGTCATGCTGAAGATCGAAAGCGATGGCTGAAAAAGTGTTTTGATAATCGGACAATGGATGATACAATTCAAGCTTTATTAAGATGA
- a CDS encoding glycosyltransferase family 2 protein, producing MIVNRPTISVIVPVYNAEKVLCRCVTSILHQSYSDFEILLINDGSSDSSGGICEQFSVEDCRVRVFHQVNDGVSSARNKGLSEARGEYLCFIDSDDWVDSDFFSLIIKSLRSHDMVFFGGRVEKLSGEQLEIMSPLSMQTSEDAFSDIVFSLFKNGILGYMCFMAIKLDLVRNNRIRFREDISIHEDSIFCYQCLFKASRIASLDIQPYHYVSYTGEKITLSSRIPDNYCYIVIERIKEMERLAVIKEIPFDKKEYILNHMKYWAWGKCLDWASVQPDPVLSIRFVIQKLSVIRDFSFPSLKGFWLSKLIRVGNPYVLLFCKRMIKRLNVK from the coding sequence ATGATAGTAAATAGACCTACCATATCAGTAATTGTACCTGTTTATAATGCAGAAAAAGTTTTATGTAGATGTGTGACAAGCATATTGCATCAGTCCTATTCTGATTTTGAAATATTGCTGATAAATGACGGCTCATCTGATTCTAGTGGAGGTATTTGTGAGCAATTTTCTGTCGAGGATTGCCGTGTTCGAGTCTTTCATCAAGTGAATGATGGAGTTTCTTCAGCTCGGAACAAGGGACTTTCAGAAGCAAGGGGAGAATATCTTTGTTTCATAGATTCGGATGATTGGGTTGATTCAGATTTTTTTTCTTTGATAATAAAATCCCTGAGGAGCCATGATATGGTATTTTTTGGAGGTAGAGTTGAGAAATTGTCAGGAGAACAATTGGAAATTATGTCTCCATTATCTATGCAAACGAGTGAGGATGCTTTTTCTGATATTGTTTTTTCTTTATTTAAGAATGGCATATTAGGGTATATGTGCTTTATGGCTATAAAATTGGATTTAGTTCGTAATAATCGTATTCGTTTTAGAGAGGATATTTCTATTCATGAGGATTCGATTTTTTGTTATCAATGTTTATTTAAAGCATCAAGGATTGCTTCATTAGATATACAGCCTTATCATTATGTGAGTTATACAGGTGAAAAAATTACTTTAAGTAGCCGAATACCAGATAATTATTGTTATATTGTGATAGAACGTATCAAGGAAATGGAAAGATTGGCAGTCATTAAGGAAATACCGTTTGATAAGAAGGAATATATATTAAATCATATGAAGTATTGGGCATGGGGGAAATGTTTGGATTGGGCTTCTGTCCAGCCAGATCCTGTATTGTCTATACGATTTGTAATTCAAAAACTATCAGTTATACGTGATTTTTCATTTCCATCATTAAAAGGTTTTTGGCTGTCCAAATTGATACGTGTGGGTAATCCATATGTGTTATTATTTTGTAAGCGAATGATTAAAAGATTAAACGTAAAATAA
- a CDS encoding glycosyltransferase, whose amino-acid sequence MKLSYIVPVYNVEAYLDKCLQSLYNQSLELVDFEVVIINDGSSDNSLKIIEKYRSLYQNITLIDQENQGLSVARNNGIGQAKGDYILCVDSDDFLIQDSISNLLQKAIDLDLDVLRGEYRYCDDAGNFLLLDDTKRHRYQYSYKIIDGDLLFQCIYCKEFYIPLLLIRRSLLLENRLYFREHVYFEDIEFAFKLSLLAKRVMYVPIVFYIYRLRDGSITRNLTYKKILDLFAAIKGLKSYSGMIIYPEKTNRVLEETISQLTVYLLISLSNFTVKDRKELLKQLDMKSISSLLVFGNIKEVIVSVLYNVLGTNVIGLLSPVVRLRNSLLK is encoded by the coding sequence ATGAAATTATCATATATAGTACCAGTTTATAACGTTGAAGCTTACTTAGATAAATGTCTTCAAAGTCTATATAATCAATCTTTAGAATTGGTAGATTTTGAAGTCGTGATCATAAATGATGGATCTTCAGATAATAGTCTCAAAATTATAGAGAAGTATAGATCTTTATATCAGAATATAACGCTGATAGATCAAGAAAATCAAGGTTTATCTGTTGCTAGAAATAATGGGATTGGGCAAGCTAAAGGTGATTATATTTTATGTGTTGATTCTGATGATTTTTTGATACAGGATTCTATTTCTAATTTATTGCAAAAAGCGATTGATTTAGATTTAGATGTATTAAGAGGGGAGTATCGCTATTGTGACGATGCTGGTAACTTTCTTCTTCTTGATGATACGAAAAGACACAGGTATCAGTATTCTTATAAAATCATTGATGGAGATCTTTTGTTTCAATGTATTTATTGCAAGGAGTTCTATATACCGCTACTTCTTATCAGACGTTCTCTTTTACTTGAGAACCGGTTGTATTTTAGAGAACATGTTTATTTTGAAGATATTGAGTTCGCTTTTAAATTGTCACTTCTGGCGAAACGGGTAATGTATGTTCCGATAGTATTTTATATTTATAGATTAAGGGATGGCTCGATTACAAGGAATTTGACATATAAAAAAATATTAGATTTGTTTGCAGCAATAAAGGGACTGAAGTCCTATTCTGGTATGATTATATATCCAGAAAAGACAAATCGTGTTTTGGAGGAGACGATTAGCCAATTAACTGTTTATTTGCTTATAAGTCTTTCTAATTTTACAGTAAAAGATAGAAAAGAGTTATTGAAACAGTTAGATATGAAATCTATTTCTTCTTTACTCGTGTTTGGAAATATAAAAGAAGTGATAGTCTCTGTTTTGTATAATGTGTTAGGTACAAATGTTATAGGGTTGTTGTCTCCAGTAGTTAGATTGAGAAATAGTCTATTGAAATAG
- a CDS encoding O-antigen ligase family protein gives MITENGKIEQLQKFVNIHFFELFIASWILGVIFYTIVGFEAIDELCAGMLLVLFIFYVFKTPEWRINKVLLFILFVFLFYLFYSIQIKSNTIKSIFMDFIIQLKPYLAFFCVYHIAPKFTGWQRKLLKDLSLLIWFCLCFLGVSQLFVRDVLVTVMGHPTVFAATVVSVSLVYLYSSNYTMKDKIIFIVMLSVGLLSGRAKFYGFFACAFVLVFYFGTAKNLKLNLKNIVAFVGMFVAVLLVAWQKIEIYFIQNLGDESTDSLARFALYATSFKIFGDYMPFGCGLGTFATHASRVDYSPIYGEYGIDYIWGLSKSYSAFIADTYYPSLAEFGVVGLVLFVLFWFYIIKKAFSFFMKTNDTRLIIMSLLIIGFLAIENVADATFTSNRGFFMMIFLGLILSEQNVLDNRLQLKS, from the coding sequence ATGATAACAGAAAATGGGAAAATAGAGCAGTTGCAAAAATTTGTGAATATACATTTTTTTGAGCTGTTTATAGCATCTTGGATCTTAGGTGTTATATTCTATACAATAGTCGGCTTTGAGGCGATTGATGAATTGTGTGCCGGAATGCTCCTTGTCTTATTTATATTCTATGTTTTCAAGACCCCAGAATGGAGAATTAATAAAGTACTTCTCTTTATCCTTTTTGTATTTTTGTTTTATCTATTTTATTCGATACAGATAAAAAGTAATACGATAAAAAGTATATTTATGGATTTTATAATCCAGCTAAAACCCTATTTGGCTTTTTTTTGTGTTTATCATATTGCTCCTAAGTTTACAGGCTGGCAACGGAAATTATTAAAGGATTTATCTTTACTTATTTGGTTCTGTTTGTGTTTTTTAGGTGTATCTCAACTTTTTGTTAGGGATGTTTTAGTTACAGTAATGGGACATCCTACGGTTTTTGCCGCTACAGTAGTTTCTGTTTCGTTGGTATATTTATATAGTAGTAATTATACTATGAAAGATAAAATTATATTTATCGTAATGTTATCTGTAGGACTTCTATCGGGCAGGGCGAAGTTTTATGGTTTTTTTGCTTGTGCTTTTGTTTTAGTGTTTTATTTCGGGACAGCAAAGAATCTAAAATTAAATCTGAAAAATATAGTTGCATTCGTAGGCATGTTTGTCGCTGTTTTATTAGTTGCTTGGCAGAAAATAGAAATTTATTTTATCCAAAATTTGGGAGATGAAAGTACCGATTCACTTGCTCGCTTTGCGTTATATGCCACATCATTTAAGATATTTGGAGATTACATGCCTTTTGGGTGTGGGTTGGGTACTTTTGCCACTCATGCATCCAGAGTCGACTATTCTCCTATTTATGGTGAATATGGAATCGATTATATTTGGGGATTGAGTAAATCATACAGTGCTTTTATTGCGGATACTTATTACCCGTCGTTGGCTGAATTCGGAGTAGTAGGTTTGGTTCTATTTGTTTTGTTTTGGTTCTATATTATAAAGAAGGCATTTTCGTTTTTTATGAAAACGAATGATACCCGCCTGATAATAATGTCCTTGCTTATTATTGGTTTTTTGGCAATTGAAAATGTTGCGGATGCGACTTTTACCAGCAATCGGGGCTTTTTTATGATGATCTTTTTAGGGTTAATCCTCTCAGAACAGAATGTGCTGGATAACAGGTTGCAATTGAAATCATAA
- a CDS encoding glycosyltransferase — MKALDELIEKGIYKPEEVYIQSAYYDYIPQKAKYCKLLPPDEFIYLIKTASVVITHAGVNSILTCMQQNKHFLVVPRLKQYGEHVDNHQKEIAQVMEEQFNVLVLKDTSNLADYIQMASTHTYIPWKPNNQALLASLIEFLDN, encoded by the coding sequence ATGAAAGCATTAGACGAATTAATTGAAAAAGGTATTTATAAGCCAGAAGAAGTTTACATACAATCTGCCTACTATGATTACATCCCCCAAAAGGCTAAATATTGCAAACTATTACCCCCTGATGAATTTATCTATCTTATAAAAACAGCATCTGTCGTCATAACACATGCCGGGGTAAACAGTATCTTAACTTGTATGCAGCAAAACAAGCACTTTCTTGTTGTACCCCGCCTCAAACAATATGGTGAACACGTAGACAATCATCAAAAAGAAATAGCTCAAGTGATGGAAGAACAATTCAATGTTTTAGTACTTAAAGACACCTCAAACCTAGCAGATTATATCCAGATGGCATCTACCCACACATATATACCTTGGAAACCAAATAACCAAGCATTATTAGCGTCCCTAATCGAGTTTTTAGACAATTAA
- the pssD gene encoding PssD/Cps14F family polysaccharide biosynthesis glycosyltransferase, producing MKKICFISSCGGHLMELKQLFPIAKGYQYYIVTEKNEVTKNEIKSGKSYFLFQQERRNWKFIFIFLFNICKSLYILARERPTHIFTTGAGAVFPTCLMGKIIGARIVYIESFAKINSKSMTGKLIYLFADRFYVQWKEMLKVYPKALYYGPVY from the coding sequence ATGAAAAAAATATGTTTTATATCTTCATGCGGAGGCCACCTGATGGAACTCAAACAATTATTTCCTATTGCAAAAGGATATCAATATTATATTGTTACTGAAAAAAATGAAGTAACAAAGAATGAAATCAAATCAGGTAAAAGTTATTTTCTTTTTCAACAGGAAAGGCGTAATTGGAAATTTATATTCATTTTTCTTTTTAATATATGCAAATCATTATACATTCTTGCAAGAGAAAGGCCGACACACATCTTTACAACTGGAGCTGGAGCTGTCTTTCCAACCTGTTTAATGGGTAAAATCATAGGAGCTCGAATTGTCTATATAGAATCTTTTGCCAAAATAAATTCAAAGTCTATGACAGGAAAACTCATCTATTTATTTGCAGACAGATTCTATGTCCAGTGGAAAGAGATGTTGAAAGTTTATCCTAAAGCATTATATTATGGTCCCGTCTATTAA
- a CDS encoding glycosyltransferase family 4 protein — MKQNKLIPNDLSKKILMVGIKRDAPGGMAAVVKIYDTYFENMQYITTWTLSSQWVKAYYALISIIKFFFILLFNPQIKIVHIQGAANASFERKAIFIKLSSLFKKKIIYHMHACDFIPYYDASKKKEWIRSIINTSNHFFVLSKSWEEYFISIGIDPKKIFVMNNIIAPPIKVSTKKESGVINFLFLGEIGKRKGIYDLLQVISDNQKLFRNKIKLRIGGNLEEDIIKAFIQNNQISDIAVFEGWITGDKKIEYLNWADIYILPSYNEGLPIAILEAMSYSHPIISTPVGGIPEVVKDHQNGILVEPGNLEQIKEALLFFIKHPEVIENYGQKSYEIVQPYFPENVFLQLKKIYYDLLEK, encoded by the coding sequence ATGAAACAGAATAAGCTCATTCCCAATGATCTTTCAAAAAAAATATTGATGGTAGGCATCAAACGAGATGCACCAGGAGGTATGGCTGCCGTGGTAAAAATCTACGATACATATTTTGAAAATATGCAATATATAACCACATGGACATTATCTTCCCAATGGGTAAAAGCATATTATGCACTGATTTCTATCATTAAATTCTTTTTTATCTTACTGTTCAATCCACAAATAAAGATTGTCCATATACAAGGAGCAGCAAATGCATCTTTTGAAAGAAAAGCAATTTTCATAAAACTATCGTCATTATTCAAGAAAAAAATAATATATCATATGCATGCTTGCGATTTTATCCCTTATTACGATGCAAGTAAAAAAAAAGAATGGATAAGATCAATAATTAACACTTCCAACCATTTCTTTGTGTTATCAAAATCCTGGGAAGAATATTTCATTTCAATTGGAATTGATCCAAAGAAAATTTTCGTAATGAATAATATTATTGCACCTCCGATAAAAGTTTCCACAAAAAAAGAAAGCGGAGTCATTAATTTTTTATTCTTAGGTGAAATTGGTAAGCGCAAAGGCATCTATGATCTATTACAAGTAATCTCCGACAATCAAAAGCTATTCAGAAATAAGATAAAATTACGAATTGGAGGTAATCTGGAAGAAGATATTATCAAAGCTTTCATCCAAAACAACCAAATATCAGATATAGCTGTATTTGAAGGATGGATTACAGGAGATAAAAAAATCGAATATTTGAACTGGGCAGATATCTATATCCTACCTTCTTATAATGAAGGCTTACCTATTGCCATTTTAGAGGCAATGAGCTACTCACATCCTATTATTTCAACTCCTGTCGGGGGAATTCCTGAAGTTGTTAAAGACCACCAAAACGGAATATTGGTCGAACCTGGCAACCTCGAACAAATTAAAGAAGCATTACTATTCTTTATCAAACATCCGGAAGTAATCGAAAACTATGGGCAGAAGTCTTATGAAATAGTTCAGCCCTATTTCCCTGAAAATGTATTTTTACAACTAAAGAAGATTTATTACGATCTATTAGAAAAATAA
- a CDS encoding O-fucosyltransferase family protein → MKILKRFLRKVLEYVLEVIEHSLRFLPLSLLQIFQGVSLVDKACLYKFAIDFKGVDDVNKKLYICTKGAYEYDFFNMCFLNNMLGIVLLSLYKGYIPVINVRYADLNIWDMFLKQPFSNYLDQSSYLAVENENIQSFFSPSFKSIYNKNDLKLWCKIYDNFVKLNDETSTYIERECQEVFRDGRRVMGVLCRGTDYVTLRPLGHPIQPTLEQVFSLLKVKMKELRMDYIYLATEEKKIEERFKQEFSGKILINKRSYYDNYYENKCTYIREVNFERENDSYYKGLEYFSSIVILSRCQALIGGNTGGSCAAMFMNNMKYEYTHLFDLGCYR, encoded by the coding sequence ATGAAGATTTTGAAAAGATTTTTAAGGAAGGTATTGGAGTATGTTTTAGAAGTAATTGAACACTCTTTAAGATTTCTTCCTTTAAGTTTGTTACAAATATTTCAAGGTGTTAGTTTGGTTGATAAAGCTTGCTTATATAAGTTTGCGATTGATTTTAAGGGTGTCGATGATGTTAATAAGAAATTATATATATGTACGAAAGGTGCTTATGAATATGATTTCTTTAATATGTGCTTTTTGAATAATATGTTAGGGATTGTTTTACTCTCCTTATATAAAGGGTATATTCCAGTGATTAATGTTAGATATGCAGATTTAAATATTTGGGATATGTTTTTGAAACAACCTTTTTCTAATTATTTAGATCAATCATCTTATTTGGCCGTTGAAAATGAGAATATACAAAGTTTTTTTTCTCCATCATTTAAGAGTATATATAATAAGAATGATTTGAAATTGTGGTGTAAGATTTATGATAATTTTGTGAAATTGAATGATGAAACCAGTACCTATATAGAACGTGAATGTCAAGAAGTATTTCGAGATGGACGACGTGTAATGGGGGTGTTGTGCCGTGGTACTGATTATGTTACATTGAGACCCTTAGGCCATCCAATACAGCCGACGCTGGAACAGGTCTTTTCTTTGTTGAAAGTTAAGATGAAAGAGTTACGTATGGATTATATCTATCTGGCTACAGAAGAAAAGAAAATAGAAGAAAGGTTTAAACAAGAATTTTCTGGAAAAATATTAATTAATAAACGCTCTTATTATGATAACTATTATGAAAATAAATGTACCTATATCCGGGAAGTGAATTTTGAAAGAGAGAATGATAGTTATTATAAAGGATTAGAATATTTTTCATCGATTGTTATTCTTTCCCGGTGTCAAGCCTTGATTGGAGGAAATACTGGTGGAAGCTGTGCCGCTATGTTTATGAATAATATGAAATATGAGTATACTCATTTATTTGATTTAGGTTGTTATAGATGA
- a CDS encoding glycosyltransferase family 2 protein — MDTIISIIVPIYNAEKFLASCIDSILSQTFKNFELLLIDDGSQDSSLSICQKYQQNDNRITVFHKNNEGVTAARKYGVEKAKGEYISFVDADDIIPENSLALLYKEHDNADMVIGNFIEVMPHYSKKNKLYSPQVGRFNGIDYISLQLENKLYHAPWGKIIRKNCFNDDIFTTPRDIFRGEDLIMNIKLGLNIKDIKIVNTIVYYYMIRPSSCMQSRKPTLEYEKMFDRFLMLILKRNKLDTKLKKSILSQRIDALTGLLTEKIHLDKNDTFVKMIYSQLKISSFDMRQILLKTCLSHPSIFNILYRVYRKLSSITT, encoded by the coding sequence ATGGATACGATAATCTCTATAATAGTTCCCATTTACAATGCCGAAAAATTTCTGGCATCATGTATAGATAGCATACTTTCCCAAACTTTTAAAAATTTCGAATTATTACTTATCGATGACGGGTCACAAGATTCCTCTCTCTCCATCTGCCAAAAATACCAACAAAACGACAACCGGATAACAGTATTCCATAAAAATAACGAAGGTGTCACAGCTGCACGTAAATATGGCGTAGAAAAAGCAAAAGGAGAATATATCAGTTTTGTAGATGCAGATGATATTATACCAGAAAACTCATTGGCTCTATTATATAAAGAACACGATAATGCAGATATGGTCATTGGAAACTTTATAGAAGTAATGCCACACTATTCTAAAAAAAATAAATTATACTCTCCTCAAGTTGGTCGATTTAACGGTATTGATTATATTAGTTTGCAACTTGAAAACAAGTTATACCATGCACCTTGGGGAAAAATTATCCGTAAGAACTGCTTCAATGACGATATATTTACCACTCCACGAGACATTTTCAGAGGAGAAGACTTGATTATGAATATAAAATTAGGATTAAATATTAAAGATATAAAAATCGTCAATACAATTGTATACTATTACATGATTAGACCTTCTTCTTGCATGCAAAGCCGTAAGCCAACACTTGAATATGAAAAAATGTTTGATCGGTTTCTTATGCTAATCCTGAAAAGAAACAAACTAGATACTAAACTAAAAAAATCCATTCTTTCTCAGCGTATAGATGCCCTTACAGGCCTACTAACCGAAAAAATACATTTAGATAAAAATGACACATTTGTAAAAATGATATATTCTCAACTTAAAATATCATCCTTCGACATGAGACAAATTCTTCTAAAAACCTGCTTATCTCATCCATCTATTTTTAATATCCTTTATCGGGTCTATAGAAAACTTTCATCTATAACAACCTAA
- a CDS encoding transposase yields MSAAEKELSHKSFDNTPEGIQSLLDWIAGYHLSLSKLLFCAENMGSYVTELSVSSVSMGFSLALVCPLTIKKSMGLQRGKNDRIDAKRIANYAVLHYRKLELYKLPNKDLVRLRGWIIIRDNLVKQKVSNIKLLETFSQMAKLADVTESISFLEEQLKSIKEKILEVEKDMEQLIAASTSLYTNYLLLRSIKGIGIINAIVLLCVTDNFQRFDNPRKFACYCGVAPFEHTSGISIRGKTQTSSLANKEVKVDFTRAAITAISWDPQMKAYYKRKIAEGKHKASVINAVRAKIIARSFAVIRRQTPFVTLAV; encoded by the coding sequence ATGTCTGCGGCCGAAAAAGAGTTGTCTCACAAGTCTTTTGATAACACTCCAGAAGGGATCCAATCTTTATTGGATTGGATAGCAGGTTATCATCTCTCTTTATCCAAACTCTTGTTCTGTGCTGAAAACATGGGAAGCTATGTCACAGAGTTATCTGTTTCCAGTGTCTCCATGGGATTTTCCCTGGCTTTGGTTTGCCCGTTGACCATCAAGAAGTCCATGGGCTTGCAACGAGGCAAAAACGACCGTATTGACGCCAAAAGGATAGCGAACTATGCGGTATTACACTATCGAAAACTAGAGTTATACAAATTACCTAACAAAGACTTGGTGAGACTGCGGGGATGGATTATTATACGTGACAATTTGGTCAAGCAAAAAGTATCAAACATAAAGTTATTGGAAACATTCTCCCAGATGGCTAAGTTGGCTGATGTGACAGAATCCATTTCTTTTTTAGAAGAGCAGCTCAAGTCGATAAAAGAAAAGATCCTGGAAGTGGAAAAGGATATGGAGCAACTAATAGCCGCCAGTACATCGCTTTACACAAACTACTTGCTATTAAGAAGTATAAAAGGAATAGGAATTATCAATGCCATTGTATTACTGTGTGTTACTGACAATTTTCAAAGATTTGACAACCCGAGGAAATTTGCCTGCTATTGTGGGGTTGCCCCATTTGAACATACTTCAGGTATTTCCATACGGGGAAAAACGCAGACTTCTTCATTGGCTAACAAAGAAGTAAAAGTAGACTTTACCCGAGCAGCTATTACTGCCATATCTTGGGATCCGCAGATGAAAGCATATTATAAAAGGAAAATAGCGGAGGGGAAACATAAAGCATCTGTAATCAATGCTGTAAGAGCCAAAATCATAGCAAGATCTTTTGCTGTGATACGAAGGCAGACTCCATTTGTAACATTAGCCGTATAA
- a CDS encoding DJ-1 family glyoxalase III, protein MKKAIVFLANGFEEMEALGTVDILRRGGIEVTTVSITTNTVVMGAHNIPVTADTTLDNLCQGINSPAYDALILPGGMPGASNLNDSEAVKEALLGQYREGRIVAAICAAPMVLGGLGLLKGRNATCYPGFETKLIGANVTGEAVEVSDNVITGKGPGLVMNFGLALVAAIKSEAVAEEVAAGLLL, encoded by the coding sequence ATGAAGAAAGCAATTGTATTCTTAGCGAACGGTTTCGAAGAAATGGAAGCCCTGGGCACAGTCGATATTCTACGTCGTGGAGGAATCGAAGTGACAACCGTTTCTATCACAACCAACACGGTTGTCATGGGTGCACATAATATTCCGGTCACGGCCGACACGACATTGGACAATCTCTGCCAGGGGATAAATTCCCCGGCATACGATGCCCTCATCCTCCCCGGAGGCATGCCGGGGGCATCGAACCTGAACGATTCGGAGGCTGTCAAAGAAGCATTGCTCGGGCAATACCGCGAAGGCCGTATCGTAGCAGCCATCTGTGCCGCTCCTATGGTATTGGGCGGACTCGGCTTATTAAAAGGCCGTAACGCGACCTGCTATCCAGGGTTTGAAACGAAACTGATCGGCGCAAACGTCACCGGTGAAGCCGTTGAAGTTTCCGATAATGTGATAACCGGCAAAGGTCCCGGATTAGTCATGAACTTCGGCCTCGCCCTGGTAGCCGCCATCAAGAGTGAGGCGGTAGCGGAAGAGGTGGCGGCAGGGTTGCTATTGTAA